The Pedobacter mucosus genome window below encodes:
- a CDS encoding FtsK/SpoIIIE family DNA translocase, protein MSVRGNQFKTNTIRDKGADSAPGRINSNRQSKEKRDYLPSFDLQDGRAVKIVGLFFVMLSLYFLIAFTSYLFTWQDDQSYVIDANGGWKNLFKTAEELRESGVIIPVIQNWLGKFGALLSHQFIYEWFGIASFLFVLAFFIIGYRLLFKVKILSISKTLGYSFFFLLLVSLTLGFAHSFWTESPHYLEGEFGYWSNKLLGAQIGAAGVAGLIAFASLTILIIAYNIDFKFPERKKEVYMDAETPDYVNDIRAESSKNKDYDHSSGSIEFSVDKKSSPNNERKPQNVVLQPNRYQDNEEEVKVASPVALSPLTTNLPIAAATVSTLPLVVENPSAIENEPAFTIQKTEEEIKSDDLVEQFGNYDEKLDLSGYKYPTIDLLENYGTNKISVNAEELEANKNKIVETLNHYNIEIDKIKATIGPTVTLYEIIPAPGVRISKIKNLEDDIALSLAALGIRIIAPMPGKGTIGIEVPNQHPEMVPMRSILNTEKWVQNTMDLPIALGKTISNEVYIADLAKMPHLLVAGATGQGKSVGINAILVSLLFKKHPAQLKFVLVDPKKVELTLFNRIERHFLAKLPGEADAIITDTKKVVNTLNSLCIEMDQRYDLLKDAQVRNLKEYNDKFIKRKLNPNNGHRFLPFIVLVVDEFADLMMTAGKEVEAPIARLAQLARAIGIHLVLATQRPSVNIITGTIKANFPARLAFRVLSKIDSRTILDSGGADQLIGRGDMLLSTGSDLIRLQCAFVDTPEVDRISEYIGNQRGYSEAYQLPEYVDENGEGNKTDFDPNERDKLFEEAARLIVMHQQGSTSLIQRKMKLGYNRAGRIIDQLESAGIVGPFEGSKAREVLYPDEYSLEQFLNAMNNKD, encoded by the coding sequence ATGTCGGTAAGGGGTAACCAGTTTAAAACCAATACTATAAGGGATAAAGGTGCAGATAGCGCACCAGGAAGAATAAATTCTAACCGTCAATCTAAAGAAAAGAGAGATTATTTACCAAGCTTTGATTTGCAAGATGGTCGAGCAGTAAAAATTGTAGGTCTATTTTTTGTAATGCTTTCGCTCTACTTTTTAATAGCTTTTACTTCTTATTTATTTACTTGGCAGGATGATCAAAGTTATGTTATTGATGCCAACGGTGGTTGGAAAAATCTTTTTAAAACAGCGGAAGAATTAAGAGAATCTGGAGTAATCATACCAGTAATACAAAATTGGCTTGGCAAATTTGGGGCATTACTTTCCCATCAATTTATCTACGAATGGTTTGGTATTGCATCATTTTTATTCGTTTTAGCTTTTTTCATCATTGGCTATCGCTTATTATTTAAAGTTAAAATTTTATCAATTTCGAAAACACTGGGCTACAGCTTTTTTTTCTTGTTATTGGTTTCGTTAACATTAGGTTTTGCCCATAGCTTTTGGACAGAATCGCCACATTATTTAGAAGGTGAATTCGGGTATTGGAGTAACAAATTATTAGGCGCACAAATTGGTGCTGCAGGTGTTGCGGGCTTAATAGCCTTTGCAAGTTTAACTATTTTAATAATTGCATATAATATCGACTTTAAGTTTCCAGAGCGAAAAAAAGAAGTTTATATGGATGCGGAAACGCCCGATTATGTTAATGATATACGAGCAGAATCGTCAAAAAATAAAGATTATGATCATTCTTCTGGCTCAATTGAATTTTCTGTTGATAAAAAATCTTCTCCAAACAATGAACGTAAACCTCAAAATGTAGTTTTACAACCAAATAGATATCAGGATAATGAGGAGGAAGTAAAAGTTGCCTCACCTGTTGCGCTTTCACCATTAACAACCAATTTGCCTATTGCTGCCGCAACTGTTTCTACATTGCCTTTGGTGGTTGAGAATCCATCAGCTATAGAAAATGAACCTGCTTTTACGATACAAAAAACTGAAGAAGAAATTAAATCAGATGATTTGGTAGAGCAGTTTGGCAATTATGACGAAAAATTAGATCTGTCAGGCTATAAATATCCAACAATCGATTTATTAGAAAATTATGGTACCAACAAAATTTCTGTCAATGCAGAAGAATTAGAGGCAAATAAGAATAAAATTGTTGAAACGCTTAATCATTATAACATTGAGATTGATAAGATAAAAGCTACTATTGGCCCAACTGTAACGTTATATGAAATCATACCTGCTCCAGGCGTACGCATTTCTAAAATTAAAAATTTAGAGGATGATATTGCTCTTTCGCTGGCAGCTTTAGGTATTCGTATTATTGCTCCAATGCCTGGAAAAGGTACTATAGGTATTGAAGTGCCTAATCAACATCCAGAAATGGTTCCAATGCGAAGCATTTTAAATACAGAGAAATGGGTTCAAAACACGATGGATTTACCCATTGCTTTAGGTAAAACCATAAGCAACGAAGTGTATATTGCCGATTTGGCTAAAATGCCACACTTGCTTGTTGCCGGTGCAACCGGTCAAGGTAAATCTGTAGGTATTAATGCGATTTTAGTTTCGCTACTATTTAAGAAACATCCAGCTCAGCTAAAATTTGTATTAGTTGATCCTAAAAAAGTAGAGCTAACCCTTTTTAATAGAATTGAAAGACACTTTCTGGCTAAACTCCCTGGTGAAGCTGATGCAATTATCACGGATACGAAAAAAGTTGTAAATACGCTAAATTCACTTTGTATTGAAATGGATCAGCGTTATGATTTGTTAAAGGATGCTCAAGTTCGAAATTTAAAAGAATACAATGATAAGTTTATCAAGCGAAAGCTAAATCCCAACAACGGGCACAGATTTTTGCCTTTTATTGTTTTGGTGGTTGATGAATTTGCAGATTTAATGATGACTGCCGGAAAAGAAGTTGAAGCACCTATTGCCCGTTTAGCACAATTAGCTAGGGCCATTGGAATTCACTTGGTTTTGGCCACACAACGTCCTTCTGTAAACATCATAACTGGAACCATTAAAGCAAATTTCCCAGCCAGATTAGCATTCCGTGTATTGTCTAAAATTGATTCGAGAACTATTTTAGATAGTGGAGGAGCAGACCAGTTAATAGGAAGAGGAGATATGCTTTTATCTACAGGTAGCGACTTAATCAGGCTACAGTGTGCTTTTGTTGATACACCAGAAGTCGATAGAATATCAGAATATATTGGTAATCAAAGAGGATATTCTGAAGCTTATCAATTACCTGAATATGTTGATGAAAATGGAGAGGGAAACAAAACTGATTTTGATCCAAACGAACGCGATAAACTTTTTGAAGAGGCAGCAAGACTTATTGTTATGCATCAACAAGGTTCCACTTCTTTAATTCAAAGGAAAATGAAACTAGGTTACAATCGTGCTGGGAGGATTATTGATCAGTTGGAATCTGCTGGAATCGTTGGTCCTTTTGAAGGAAGTAAAGCTAGAGAGGTTTTATATCCAGATGAATATTCTTTGGAACAATTCTTGAATGCAATGAATAACAAGGATTAG
- a CDS encoding LolA family protein produces the protein MKKLFFALLVVVTSTASTYAQTDAKAKAILADVSKKYKSYNVVKTDFTFTLDNPKAKVKETQQGTLYVKANSNKYKVAMTNQELFSDGKSQWTYLKKDKEVQVSNVDNSGDAINPAKIFTVYEKGFKYIYTGEEKVGAKTYQMIDLTPIDSKKSVFKVRLSIDKAAKQIANVVLFDKNGNKYTYNVRTFSPNVNVPETTFAFDAKKYPGVEVVDLR, from the coding sequence ATGAAGAAATTATTTTTTGCATTATTGGTTGTCGTTACCTCTACAGCATCAACTTATGCTCAAACTGATGCGAAAGCTAAAGCCATTTTAGCTGATGTGAGTAAGAAATACAAATCATACAATGTAGTTAAAACAGATTTTACTTTTACGTTAGATAATCCAAAAGCTAAAGTAAAGGAAACTCAGCAAGGAACTTTATACGTTAAAGCAAACTCAAATAAGTATAAAGTTGCGATGACCAACCAAGAGTTATTTAGTGATGGAAAAAGTCAGTGGACTTATTTAAAGAAGGATAAAGAAGTTCAAGTTAGTAATGTAGACAACAGCGGCGATGCAATCAATCCAGCCAAAATATTTACAGTTTACGAGAAAGGATTCAAATATATCTATACTGGCGAAGAAAAAGTTGGTGCTAAAACATATCAAATGATTGATTTAACGCCTATTGACAGCAAGAAATCGGTATTTAAAGTACGTTTAAGTATAGATAAAGCTGCAAAACAAATTGCAAATGTAGTGCTATTCGATAAAAACGGTAACAAATACACTTACAATGTTAGAACGTTTTCGCCAAATGTAAACGTACCTGAAACGACTTTTGCATTCGATGCTAAAAAATA